From one Eptesicus fuscus isolate TK198812 chromosome 21, DD_ASM_mEF_20220401, whole genome shotgun sequence genomic stretch:
- the LOC103303374 gene encoding leukocyte immunoglobulin-like receptor subfamily A member 6 translates to MALSMRGCHISIDTRERGDAMTTALLAVLFLGLLPKPTLWVEPGPVIPWGSPVTIWCQGTLQAQEYHLEKEGSPVPWDRQKPLEPGDKTKFSISHMTDLQAGTYHCYYLSPTGWSERSDPLELVVTTGLYRKPSLSALPSPVVTSGGNVTLQCGSWEEFDKFILTKEGDHRLSWTLDSQPHRSGRSQALFPVGPVTPTNRWRFRCYGCSRKRPQVWSHPSDPLELLVSGESGKPSLLSQQGPIVASGQSLTLQCCSDVGYDRFALHKEGGRDIPQSLVLQPQAGLSQALFPLGTVSSSHGGRYRCYGGYNLSFEWSAPSDPLDILVAGQLSDRPSLSVQPGPRVASGVNVTLLCQSRSPRDTFLLSKEGAADPPLRLRSEHRAQQFQAEFSMSPVTSAHGGTYRCYSSRSTSPFLLSRPSDPLALLVSGAADTISPSQNNSDPKSGE, encoded by the exons ATGGCACTGTCCATG AGAGGGTGCCACATCTCCATCGACACACGAGAGCGAGGAGACGCCATGACCACCGCCCTCTTGGCTGTGCTTTTCCTGG GGctcctccccaaacccacccTCTGGGTTGAGCCAGGCCCTGTGATCCCCTGGGGGAGCCCAGTGACCATCTGGTGTCAGGGAACCCTGCAGGCTCAGGAGTACCATCTGGAGAAAGAGGGAAGCCCAGTGCCCTGGGACAGACAGAAGCCACTGGAGCCCGGGGACAAGACCAAGTTCTCCATCAGTCACATGACAGACCTGCAGGCAGGGACATATCACTGTTACTATCTCAGCCCCACTGGCTGGTCAGAGCGCAGTGACCCCCTGGAGCTGGTGGTGACAACAG GATTGTATAGGAAacccagcctctcagccctgcccagccctgtcgTGACCTCAGGAGGGAACGTGACCCTCCAGTGTGGCTCATGGGAGGAATTTGACAAGTTCATTCTGACTAAGGAAGGAGATCACAGGCTCTCCTGGACCCTGGACTCACAGCCACATCGCAGTGGGCGGTCCCAGGCCCTGTTCCCTGTGGGCCCCGTGACCCCCACTAACAGGTGGAGGTTCAGATGCTATGGCTGTTCCAGGAAGAGACCCCAGGTGTGGTCTCACCCCAGTGACCCTCTGGAGCTCCTGGTCTCAG GTGAGTCTGGGaagccctccctcctgagccagCAGGGCCCCATCGTGGCCTCTGGACAGAGCCTGACCCTCCAGTGTTGCTCTGATGTCGGCTATGACAGATTCGCTCTGCATAAGGAGGGGGGACGGGACATCCCCCAGAGCCtagtcctgcagccccaggctgggctctctcaGGCCCTCTTCCCCCTGGGCACTGTGAGCAGCTCCCACGGGGGCCGGTACAGATGCTACGGTGGATACAACCTCTCCTTTGAGTGGTCGGcccccagtgaccccctggacatcctggtggcag gacaGCTGTCTGACAGACCCTCCCTCTCggtgcagccaggccccagggtggcctCAGGAGTGAACGTGACCCTGCTGTGTCAGTCACGGAGCCCTAGGGACACATTCCTTCTGTCCAaggagggggcagccgatccCCCTCTGCGTCTGAGATCAGAGCACCGAGCTCAGCAGTTCCAGGCAGAGTTCTCCATGAGCCCTGTGACCTCAGCCCACGGGGGCACCTACAGGTGCTACAGCTCACGCAGCACCTCCCCCTTCCTGCTGTCACGCCCCAGTGATCCCCTGGCGCTCCTGGTCTCAG
- the LOC129147615 gene encoding LOW QUALITY PROTEIN: leukocyte immunoglobulin-like receptor subfamily A member 6 (The sequence of the model RefSeq protein was modified relative to this genomic sequence to represent the inferred CDS: deleted 1 base in 1 codon; substituted 1 base at 1 genomic stop codon) gives MTPTLVAVLCFGLSVGLRTPVQAGPLPKPTLWAEPGPVIPWGSPVSIWCQGTPGAEKYRLDKEGSTAPWEREKPLKPKDTAYFSITHMTERDAGRYRCYYHSRTNWSERSDPLELVVTGVYSKPSLSALPSPVVTSGGNMTLQCGSGQRYHRFILTKEGDHRSPGPWDSQPQPSGKSQALFSVGPVTPTHRWMFRCYGCYRNRPQVFSQPSDPVELLVPGESGKPSLLSQQGPIVASGQSLTLQCRSDVGYDRFALHKEGGWDLPQSLVLQPQAGLSQAHFPLGTVSSSHGGRYRCYGGYNLSSEWSAPSDPLDILVAGQLSDRPSLSVQPGPRVASGENVTLLCQSQSPWDTLLLSKEGAADPPSRLRSEHRAQQFQAEFSMSPVTSAHEGTYRCYSSDSSSPFLLSLPSEPLALLVSGAADTISPSQNNSDPTTSHPQDYTVENFIRLGVAGLVLVALGVLLYQAXNNHRRTQDAART, from the exons ATGACCCCTACCCTCGTGGCTGTGCTCTGTTTTG GGCTGAGTGTGGGCCTCAGGACCCCAGTGCAGGCAG GGCCCCTCCCCAAGCCCACCCTCTGggctgagccaggccctgtgATCCCCTGGGGGAGCCCTGTGTCCATCTGGTGTCAGGGGACCCCAGGGGCTGAGAAGTACCGTCTGGATAAAGAGGGTAGCACAGCACCATGGGAAAGAGAAAAGCCACTGAAGCCCAAGGACACGGCTTACTTCTCCATCACACACATGACAGAGCGTGATGCAGGGAGATATCGCTGTTACTATCACAGCCGCACTAACTGGTCAGAGCGCAGTGACCCCCTGGAGCTGGTGGTGACAG gAGTCTACAGCAAacccagcctctcagccctgcccagccctgttgTGACCTCAGGAGGGAACATGAccctccagtgtggctcagggcagAGATATCACAGGTTCATTCTGACTAAGGAAGGAGATCACAGG TCTCCTGGACCCTGGGactcacagccacagcccagtgGGAAGtcccaggccctgttctctgtgggCCCCGTGACCCCCACTCACAGGTGGATGTTCAGATGCTATGGCTGTTACAGGAACAGGCCCCAGGTGTTCTCACAGCCCAGTGACCCTGTGGAACTCCTGGTTCCAG GTGAGTCTGGGaagccctccctcctgagccagCAGGGCCCCATCGTGGCCTCTGGACAGAGCCTGACCCTCCAGTGTCGCTCTGATGTCGGCTATGACAGATTCGCTCTGCACAAGGAGGGGGGATGGgacctcccccagagccttgtcctgcagccccaggctgggctctctcaGGCCCACTTCCCCCTGGGCACTGTGAGCAGCTCCCACGGGGGCCGGTACAGATGCTACGGTGGATACAACTTGTCCTCTGAGTGGTCGGCCCCCAGCGACCCCCTGGACATcctggtggcag gaCAGCTGTCTGACAGACCCTCCCTCTCggtgcagccaggccccagggtggcctCAGGAGAGAACGTGACCCTGCTGTGTCAGTCACAGAGCCCGTGGGACACTCTACTTCTGTCCAaggagggggcagccgatccCCCCTCTCGTCTGAGATCAGAGCACCGAGCTCAGCAGTTCCAGGCAGAGTTCTCCATGAGTCCTGTGACCTCAGCCCACGAGGGCACCTACAGGTGCTACAGCTCTGACagctcctcccccttcctgctgTCACTCCCCAGTGAGCCCCTGGCGCTCCTGGTCTCAG GAGCAGCCGACACCATCAGCCCCTCACAGAACAACTCAGACCCCACGA cctcccacccccaagaCTACACTGTGGAGAACTTCATCCGGTTGGGCGTGGCTGGATTGGTCCTGGTGGCGCTTGGGGTGCTGCTCTATCAGGCTTGAAACAACCACAGAAGGACCCAGGATGCAGCCAGGACGTGA